The following are encoded in a window of Streptomyces sp. 11x1 genomic DNA:
- a CDS encoding amino acid adenylation domain-containing protein, producing the protein MPLSHLSLRDRALFWQFGQGPEVRVPDPLVHHAVERRATAAPHAVAAEHQGTTITYGELNRRADRLAARLVREGVRPGDHVGLFVRRSIPMLVGLLGTLKAGAAYVPQDIGLTPAGQLRHVIRTAGTRVVLTQSEHMLRVPPADAGHRLITLDDDDLANLPAEGPVRLERPVRPDDGCYVLFTSGTTGKPNGVKVTHRNVANILLTEPGDLGIRPGDRVAQLLNIAFDMAAWEILGCLAHGGTLVVRGKDVAAAARTADVLIATPTVLSGIDPADCPRVRTVAVAGEPCPRPLADAWARRSAFHNSCGPTETTIVNTMRHHHVDDTLLTIGRPTPNNTVYVLDEHRRALPIGEVGEMWAGGDCVSAGYLNNEALNAERYAPDPFLGGGHRMFRTRDLGRWTPDGELEHLGRTDDQVKVRGFRVELDSVSSVLESVAGCSRAVTLRRDARSLISFVCPADVDPDAARRAVADVLPYYCVPATVLPVAALPETDRGKVDRAALLRLAAEREEAARHSAPAVTVHGEGAPLLPVPAVREGAA; encoded by the coding sequence ATGCCCCTGAGCCATCTGTCCCTCCGAGACAGGGCCCTGTTCTGGCAGTTCGGCCAAGGTCCTGAAGTCCGCGTCCCCGACCCCCTCGTCCACCACGCCGTCGAACGGCGGGCCACCGCCGCGCCGCACGCAGTCGCCGCCGAGCACCAGGGCACGACGATCACGTACGGCGAGCTGAACCGTCGTGCCGACCGGCTCGCGGCCAGACTCGTACGGGAGGGCGTACGGCCCGGCGATCACGTCGGCCTCTTCGTACGCCGCTCCATCCCGATGCTCGTCGGACTGCTCGGCACGCTGAAGGCCGGCGCCGCGTACGTCCCGCAGGACATCGGCCTCACGCCCGCCGGTCAACTGCGGCACGTCATCCGCACCGCCGGAACCCGGGTCGTCCTCACTCAGTCGGAGCACATGCTGCGGGTGCCTCCGGCTGACGCCGGACACCGCCTGATCACGCTCGACGACGACGATCTCGCCAACCTCCCCGCGGAAGGGCCGGTCCGTCTCGAGCGGCCCGTGCGCCCCGATGACGGGTGCTATGTCCTGTTCACCTCCGGCACGACCGGCAAGCCCAACGGGGTGAAGGTCACCCACCGCAACGTCGCTAACATCCTCCTCACCGAGCCCGGTGACCTGGGCATCCGCCCCGGCGACCGGGTCGCCCAGCTCCTCAACATCGCCTTCGACATGGCCGCCTGGGAGATCCTCGGCTGTCTGGCCCACGGCGGCACGCTCGTCGTCCGCGGCAAGGACGTCGCGGCGGCGGCCCGTACGGCGGACGTGCTGATCGCGACGCCGACGGTGCTGTCCGGGATCGACCCGGCGGACTGCCCCCGTGTGCGGACGGTGGCGGTCGCGGGCGAACCGTGCCCGCGCCCGCTCGCGGACGCCTGGGCCCGGCGGTCCGCCTTCCACAACTCCTGCGGGCCCACGGAAACGACGATCGTCAACACGATGCGCCACCACCACGTGGACGACACACTGCTCACGATCGGCCGCCCCACCCCCAACAACACGGTGTACGTTCTCGATGAGCACCGGCGTGCGCTGCCCATCGGGGAGGTCGGCGAGATGTGGGCCGGAGGCGACTGCGTATCGGCGGGCTACTTGAACAACGAGGCGCTGAACGCCGAGCGGTACGCCCCCGACCCCTTCCTCGGCGGCGGGCACCGCATGTTCCGTACCCGCGACCTCGGCCGCTGGACGCCCGACGGCGAACTCGAACATCTGGGCCGTACCGACGACCAGGTCAAGGTCCGCGGCTTCCGCGTGGAACTCGACTCCGTCTCCTCGGTGCTGGAGTCGGTGGCGGGCTGCTCCCGCGCCGTCACGCTCAGGCGGGACGCCCGCAGCCTGATCTCCTTCGTCTGCCCGGCCGACGTCGACCCGGACGCGGCCCGGCGCGCGGTGGCCGATGTACTGCCGTACTACTGCGTGCCGGCCACGGTCCTCCCCGTGGCCGCTCTGCCGGAGACGGACCGGGGCAAGGTCGACCGGGCGGCACTGCTTCGGCTGGCGGCAGAGCGGGAGGAGGCCGCACGGCACTCCGCGCCGGCGGTGACGGTTCATGGCGAGGGAGCACCCCTGCTGCCGGTGCCGGCGGTGCGAGAGGGGGCAGCCTGA
- a CDS encoding NADH-quinone oxidoreductase subunit C, with translation MRTVHDVAAAELPKRAEALLREGRRLALVAAHHDADAVRVVYLFVSGPPDTRIELHMRLDPARPEVPSLAHLSFPAGRFEREMHDLHGIVPLDHPLPRRLVRHFHWPRGWYPMHPDAGEAPAFGEQEGPYPFLEVTGDGVYEIPVGPVHAGIIEPGHFRFSVVGETILKLKARLWFVHKGIEKLFQGRSVAAGLPLAERISGDTAVGHALAYCLAVEEATGTSVPEQAQCARALLLELERLHNHVADLGMLCNDVGYGILNAHAQRVREQLLRLNHTVTGHRLLRGGVVLGGSALHHLPSRHQMDAVGADIREIVRLALGHSTVHDRFTGTAVLPSEAARDLGCLGYIARASGLNLDARIAHPLAPHGRPTHVPVHTTCDVLARFLVRAEEIDASLALIRELTDCVATGAVLGPTAVPGQGPRSGVGLVEGWRGTIATRAELAADGTLKRVKPVDPSFFNWPALPVALNDTIVPDFPLTNKSFNLSYAGNDL, from the coding sequence ATGCGCACCGTGCACGACGTCGCCGCCGCCGAACTGCCCAAGCGGGCCGAGGCGCTGCTGCGCGAGGGGAGGCGCCTGGCCCTGGTCGCCGCCCACCACGACGCAGACGCCGTCCGGGTCGTGTATCTCTTCGTCTCCGGGCCGCCCGACACCCGCATCGAACTGCACATGCGCCTCGACCCCGCCCGGCCCGAGGTGCCCAGCCTGGCCCATCTCTCCTTCCCCGCCGGCCGGTTCGAGCGCGAGATGCACGACCTGCACGGCATCGTGCCCCTCGACCACCCGCTGCCCCGCCGCCTGGTCCGCCACTTCCACTGGCCGCGCGGCTGGTACCCGATGCACCCCGACGCCGGGGAGGCACCCGCCTTCGGCGAGCAGGAAGGCCCCTACCCCTTCCTGGAGGTCACGGGTGACGGCGTCTACGAGATCCCCGTGGGCCCCGTGCACGCCGGGATCATCGAACCCGGCCACTTCCGCTTCTCCGTCGTAGGCGAGACCATCCTCAAACTCAAGGCACGCCTCTGGTTCGTCCACAAGGGCATCGAGAAGCTCTTCCAGGGCCGCTCGGTGGCCGCTGGGCTGCCGCTGGCAGAGCGCATCAGCGGCGACACCGCCGTCGGCCACGCCCTCGCGTACTGCCTGGCCGTGGAGGAGGCCACCGGCACATCCGTCCCCGAACAGGCCCAGTGCGCCCGCGCCCTGCTGCTCGAACTGGAGCGCCTCCACAACCACGTCGCCGACCTCGGCATGCTCTGCAACGACGTCGGATACGGCATCCTCAACGCTCACGCCCAGCGCGTGCGCGAACAACTCCTGCGCCTCAACCACACGGTGACCGGGCACCGTCTGCTGCGCGGCGGCGTCGTTCTCGGTGGCAGCGCCCTGCACCACCTGCCCAGCCGTCATCAGATGGACGCCGTCGGCGCCGACATCCGCGAGATCGTACGGCTGGCGCTGGGCCACTCCACCGTCCACGACCGCTTCACCGGCACCGCGGTTCTCCCCTCCGAGGCCGCCCGTGACCTCGGCTGTCTCGGCTACATCGCCCGCGCCAGCGGCCTGAACCTGGACGCCCGCATCGCCCACCCCCTCGCCCCGCACGGCCGGCCGACCCACGTCCCCGTCCACACCACCTGTGACGTCCTGGCCCGCTTCCTGGTCCGCGCCGAGGAGATCGACGCCTCCCTCGCACTGATCCGAGAACTGACCGACTGTGTCGCCACCGGCGCGGTCCTCGGGCCCACGGCCGTCCCCGGGCAGGGACCGCGCAGCGGCGTGGGCCTTGTCGAGGGCTGGCGCGGCACCATCGCCACCCGCGCCGAACTCGCCGCCGACGGCACCCTGAAGCGGGTCAAGCCGGTCGACCCGTCCTTCTTCAACTGGCCCGCACTGCCGGTCGCCCTGAACGACACGATCGTCCCGGACTTTCCGCTGACCAACAAAAGCTTCAACCTCTCCTACGCCGGCAATGACCTGTGA
- a CDS encoding response regulator, translated as MPKVIAECGNLPAPFTSFVGRLQETAEIRRLLCVRRLVTLTGMGGAGKTRLALEVAAASREAFADGVWLVDLALVSDPSAVAAAAAGALGVPDLGALPLLDQLTGYLAGRRALLVLDNCEHLIDACAELAGTLLSAAPELRILATSRHTLGVTGEQVFAVAPLVQDDAVELLRDRAVAVWERFHGDEAGHAEIARLCADLDGLPLAIELAASRLRTLTVGQLTDRLKNRFALLTGGSRTAPAHQRTLRGMIDWSYELCTPAERLLWNRLTVFAGGFSLEAAEGVCSGEGIDEAEVLDLLDRLVAQSVVLTCEAGGQRRYRLLASIREYGRERLADSGEQDEPRRRHRDFYLALAHRIDRNWYGPGQEESLALLRAEHANLLAALDYEGEPRPRLALVAALSWHWCVGGFLSEGRRQFERALAAAPEPSAERARALVAAVWVAQTQGDLTTADRWLEEAESLGERLGDAWVRIQADGLHGVSAQYRGRPTEAIGRYEAALAAMTALGDERTAACWRLSLACVQAYAGDPRAADTGSRYAAVAEASGDRWGRAQVLMGMGHYAWARGDRDTTEALVRAALEGMRGFNDHAMVARMVELLAWATAAGGAHERATRLLGLADALWHDAGTSVCALGPQMAEWHARCEQAAIAALGEASYRQAFAEGGRHHTPGGAVDFALALDTDSDSGAGPECGRDTAYDTGTERASGADGDGNGDIDVKETAPSTVRRRHAPAATDTEPASPAEGPRVCDVLLVDGDPTVRESARRILEASGHRVHSAADGLKGLTLFRQQTPDVAVLAGRLPGLDGMSLARRIHEESAVPVLLLVDRDDPADVVRGLEAGADDCLAKPFDGTVLLARVRALLRRTAPAGRRRDTRTSRFGDLVYCPVSLEVYKDGAPIHLTTTELKLLREFAASPGTVLTRDILLERVWGCTWSGDTHVVDVQVMRLRTKIGRDRIETVRGFGYKLRA; from the coding sequence ATGCCCAAGGTGATCGCGGAGTGTGGGAATCTGCCCGCGCCGTTCACGAGTTTTGTGGGTCGGCTGCAGGAGACCGCTGAGATCCGACGCCTTCTGTGCGTACGGCGGTTGGTGACGCTCACGGGCATGGGCGGTGCGGGTAAGACGCGGCTGGCGCTGGAGGTGGCCGCCGCGTCCCGGGAGGCGTTCGCGGACGGGGTGTGGCTGGTGGACCTGGCCCTGGTGTCCGACCCGTCGGCGGTGGCGGCCGCGGCGGCGGGCGCGCTGGGGGTGCCCGACCTCGGGGCGCTGCCCTTGCTGGACCAGCTCACGGGTTATCTGGCCGGGCGGCGCGCGCTGCTGGTGCTGGACAACTGCGAGCACCTGATCGACGCGTGCGCCGAACTGGCCGGAACCCTTCTGTCAGCCGCTCCCGAGCTGCGCATCCTCGCCACGAGCCGTCATACCCTGGGTGTCACGGGCGAGCAGGTCTTCGCCGTCGCGCCGCTCGTGCAGGACGATGCGGTGGAACTGCTGCGGGACCGGGCCGTCGCGGTGTGGGAGCGGTTCCACGGAGACGAGGCCGGCCACGCCGAGATCGCGCGCCTGTGCGCCGATCTGGACGGGCTCCCGCTGGCGATCGAGCTGGCCGCCTCCCGGCTGCGCACGCTCACCGTCGGCCAGCTGACGGACCGGCTGAAGAACCGCTTCGCGCTGCTCACCGGCGGCAGCCGGACGGCACCGGCCCATCAGCGCACCCTGCGCGGGATGATCGACTGGAGCTACGAGCTGTGCACCCCGGCCGAGCGGCTGCTGTGGAACCGCCTGACCGTCTTCGCCGGGGGGTTCAGCCTGGAGGCCGCCGAGGGTGTCTGCTCCGGGGAGGGGATCGACGAGGCCGAGGTGCTGGACCTCCTGGACCGGCTGGTCGCCCAGTCGGTCGTCCTGACCTGCGAGGCGGGTGGTCAGAGGCGTTACCGGCTGCTGGCGAGCATCCGGGAGTACGGCCGGGAGCGGCTCGCGGACTCCGGTGAGCAGGACGAACCGCGCCGACGCCACCGCGACTTCTACCTCGCGCTCGCTCACCGCATCGACCGGAACTGGTACGGCCCCGGCCAGGAGGAGAGCCTGGCCCTGCTGCGCGCGGAGCACGCCAACCTGCTGGCCGCCCTGGACTACGAGGGTGAGCCCCGGCCCCGTCTCGCGCTGGTCGCGGCGCTGTCCTGGCACTGGTGCGTAGGCGGTTTCCTCAGTGAGGGGCGCCGCCAGTTCGAGCGGGCGCTCGCCGCCGCGCCCGAGCCCAGCGCGGAGCGCGCCCGCGCACTGGTGGCCGCTGTCTGGGTGGCGCAGACCCAGGGCGACCTGACCACGGCCGACCGCTGGCTGGAGGAGGCCGAGTCGCTGGGCGAACGGCTGGGCGATGCGTGGGTGCGGATCCAGGCGGACGGCCTGCACGGGGTGTCGGCGCAGTACCGGGGGCGGCCGACTGAGGCCATTGGCCGTTACGAGGCGGCCCTGGCCGCCATGACCGCGCTGGGCGACGAGCGCACGGCGGCCTGCTGGCGGCTGTCGCTGGCCTGCGTCCAGGCGTACGCCGGCGATCCCCGGGCGGCAGACACCGGCAGCCGGTACGCCGCCGTCGCCGAGGCGAGCGGGGATCGGTGGGGTCGCGCTCAGGTGCTGATGGGCATGGGCCACTACGCCTGGGCCCGTGGTGACCGTGACACCACCGAGGCCCTGGTCAGGGCCGCGCTGGAAGGCATGCGCGGCTTCAACGACCACGCGATGGTCGCGAGGATGGTGGAACTGCTCGCCTGGGCCACCGCCGCCGGCGGCGCCCATGAACGGGCCACCCGGCTGCTGGGTCTGGCGGACGCCCTGTGGCACGACGCAGGCACCTCGGTCTGTGCGTTGGGACCGCAGATGGCCGAGTGGCACGCCCGCTGCGAGCAAGCCGCGATCGCCGCGCTGGGCGAGGCGTCGTACCGGCAGGCGTTCGCCGAAGGCGGTCGGCACCACACCCCCGGCGGAGCCGTCGACTTCGCCCTCGCCCTCGACACCGATTCCGATTCCGGTGCCGGGCCCGAATGCGGCAGGGACACCGCGTACGACACCGGCACCGAACGCGCCAGTGGCGCCGACGGTGACGGTAACGGTGACATCGACGTCAAGGAGACCGCGCCGAGCACTGTGCGCCGCCGACACGCGCCTGCCGCCACGGACACCGAGCCCGCGTCACCCGCCGAGGGACCCCGCGTATGCGACGTACTGCTGGTCGACGGCGACCCGACGGTCAGGGAGAGCGCCCGGCGCATCCTGGAGGCGAGCGGTCACCGGGTACACAGCGCCGCCGACGGCCTGAAGGGGCTCACCCTGTTCCGTCAGCAGACCCCGGACGTCGCCGTGCTCGCGGGCCGGCTGCCCGGCCTGGACGGGATGAGCCTGGCCAGGCGTATCCACGAGGAGTCCGCGGTGCCCGTTCTGCTCCTCGTGGACCGCGACGACCCGGCGGACGTGGTCAGGGGCCTGGAAGCGGGCGCCGACGACTGCCTCGCCAAGCCCTTCGACGGAACGGTCCTGCTCGCCCGCGTGCGCGCCCTGCTGCGACGCACGGCCCCCGCGGGCCGACGGCGCGACACTCGTACGAGCCGGTTCGGGGATCTGGTGTACTGCCCGGTGTCACTGGAGGTGTACAAGGACGGGGCACCCATCCACCTGACCACCACCGAGCTGAAGCTGCTGCGGGAGTTCGCGGCTTCGCCCGGCACGGTCCTCACCCGCGACATCCTCCTGGAGCGGGTCTGGGGCTGCACCTGGTCCGGCGACACACACGTCGTGGACGTCCAGGTGATGCGGCTGCGTACCAAGATCGGCCGCGACCGTATCGAAACGGTCCGCGGTTTCGGCTACAAGCTGCGCGCCTGA
- a CDS encoding transposase, producing the protein MSLRPRSGEQVPSLTARVARASNPGGTTAIWVRDRQDGLWRDEDFADWYPRDGRPGLSPTQLATVCVLQFLLGLSDRQAAESVRCRIDFTYAMAMELDDPGFHHSVLADFRDRLAEDGRADRLLDLQAQDQNPRHRKRRRPAPGTPLPARSSPHVRSSRPGSAPDHGAELPP; encoded by the coding sequence TTGTCTCTTCGCCCTCGTTCCGGTGAGCAGGTCCCGTCTCTGACTGCGCGGGTCGCGCGGGCGAGCAACCCGGGCGGCACGACGGCGATATGGGTGCGGGACCGGCAGGACGGGCTGTGGCGCGACGAAGACTTCGCCGACTGGTACCCGCGGGACGGACGTCCGGGTCTGTCGCCTACTCAGCTGGCCACCGTCTGTGTGCTGCAGTTCCTGCTCGGCCTGTCGGACCGGCAGGCCGCCGAGTCGGTCCGCTGCCGCATCGACTTCACATATGCGATGGCCATGGAACTGGACGATCCCGGCTTCCACCACAGCGTGCTGGCCGACTTCCGGGACCGTCTCGCCGAGGACGGCCGCGCCGACCGCCTCCTCGACCTCCAGGCCCAAGACCAGAATCCTCGCCACCGGAAACGACGCCGTCCGGCTCCTGGAACACCTCTACCGGCACGGAGCTCACCGCACGTCCGGTCCTCGCGTCCAGGCTCTGCGCCAGATCATGGTGCAGAACTACCACCGTGA
- a CDS encoding IS630 family transposase: protein MARMGRPTVEVVLTDEERETLLRWSRRATSSQALALRCRIVLACAEGGSNTAVGAELGVHPVTVAKWRRRFAADRLQGLSDEPRPGPPRTVSDEKVEEVVVRTLETTPKNATHWSTRGMAAASGLSQSTISRIWRTFGLKPHLVDTFKLSKDPQFIEKVRDVVGLYLDPPERAIVLCVDEKSQIQALDRSAPVLPMMPGMPERRTHDYLRGGVTTLFAALNAATGEVISSLHRRHRAVEFKKFLAKLDKEVPDHLDVHLICDNYATHKTPAIQKWLLAHPRFHMHFTPTSASWLNQVERWFALLTDKQIRRGVHRNVQALEKDIRTWIADWNDNPKPFVWTKTADEIFERLTGYLNRIKDSGH from the coding sequence ATGGCGCGTATGGGTCGGCCGACGGTCGAAGTGGTCCTGACGGATGAGGAGCGAGAGACGCTGCTGCGCTGGTCGCGGCGAGCAACGTCCTCGCAGGCTCTGGCGTTGCGGTGCCGGATCGTGCTTGCGTGTGCTGAGGGTGGTTCGAACACCGCGGTGGGAGCGGAGCTTGGGGTCCACCCGGTCACGGTGGCCAAGTGGCGCAGGCGGTTCGCGGCCGACCGGCTCCAGGGCCTGTCCGACGAGCCGCGGCCCGGCCCGCCCCGCACGGTGAGCGACGAAAAGGTCGAGGAGGTGGTCGTGCGGACCCTGGAGACCACCCCGAAGAACGCCACGCACTGGTCGACGCGGGGAATGGCCGCGGCCAGCGGCCTGAGCCAGTCCACCATCTCGCGGATCTGGCGGACCTTCGGCCTCAAACCGCATCTGGTGGACACCTTCAAGCTGTCCAAGGACCCGCAGTTCATCGAGAAGGTCCGCGACGTCGTCGGCCTGTACCTGGACCCGCCCGAGCGGGCCATCGTCCTCTGTGTGGACGAGAAGTCGCAGATCCAGGCACTGGACCGGTCGGCACCGGTGCTGCCGATGATGCCGGGCATGCCCGAGCGCCGCACCCACGACTACCTGCGCGGCGGCGTGACGACCCTGTTCGCCGCCCTGAACGCGGCCACCGGCGAGGTCATCAGCTCGCTCCACCGCCGGCACCGCGCGGTGGAGTTCAAGAAGTTCCTGGCCAAGCTGGACAAGGAGGTCCCCGACCATCTCGACGTCCACCTGATCTGCGACAACTACGCCACCCACAAGACGCCCGCGATCCAGAAGTGGCTGCTGGCCCATCCGCGGTTCCACATGCACTTCACCCCGACCAGCGCCTCCTGGCTCAACCAAGTGGAGCGCTGGTTCGCCCTGCTGACGGACAAGCAGATACGGCGTGGCGTCCACAGGAACGTCCAAGCCCTGGAGAAGGACATCCGGACCTGGATCGCCGACTGGAACGACAACCCCAAGCCCTTCGTCTGGACGAAGACCGCTGACGAGATCTTCGAACGCCTCACCGGATATCTGAACCGAATCAAAGACTCAGGACACTAG
- a CDS encoding DUF6093 family protein: MVQNYHRDAAGHLRRRTPEKEGGPGLPPSGTRAFDVDGVRRVVSRMLDDKLEVWRDSAGHADDVLDETNGKVIPRTPDEVLIWDGLGAVMPLGYPAITKPIDGVVINEPPTTDYQAVLPVETPELKPDAVVRIAGSIRPGGPRDPQLFGVVTGVEDDEDVAVLLACLCRRPAGGRVARAAGGDPADRRGERSRGRAGGCGGSMRPRCTPGEPFLPLLSCSSSISSCLDDLGPKAPRTSGHRPDPTPAFPLRDLDSQPVHDEGRRTGTPSAAPLTGSTHPVSAP, translated from the coding sequence ATGGTGCAGAACTACCACCGTGACGCCGCGGGACACCTGCGCCGGCGCACCCCTGAGAAGGAAGGCGGGCCCGGACTGCCGCCCTCCGGGACGAGGGCGTTTGACGTGGACGGCGTACGTCGTGTCGTCAGCCGCATGCTCGACGACAAGCTGGAAGTGTGGCGCGACAGTGCAGGCCACGCGGACGACGTACTCGACGAGACCAACGGGAAGGTGATTCCGCGGACGCCGGATGAGGTCCTGATCTGGGACGGACTCGGCGCGGTGATGCCGCTGGGCTACCCAGCGATCACCAAGCCCATCGACGGCGTGGTCATCAACGAACCGCCGACAACTGACTACCAAGCCGTACTGCCGGTCGAGACCCCGGAGTTGAAGCCGGACGCTGTTGTGCGGATCGCGGGCTCGATTCGCCCCGGCGGGCCGCGTGACCCGCAACTCTTCGGCGTCGTAACCGGCGTCGAAGACGATGAGGATGTCGCGGTCCTCCTGGCTTGTCTCTGTCGGAGGCCCGCAGGTGGACGGGTGGCACGTGCCGCTGGGGGTGATCCGGCTGATCGCCGAGGTGAGCGTTCTCGGGGCCGAGCCGGAGGATGTGGCGGCTCCATGCGGCCGCGATGTACCCCAGGGGAACCGTTCCTGCCGCTCCTGTCGTGCTCGTCCTCGATTTCATCATGTCTCGACGATCTCGGTCCGAAGGCGCCCCGGACATCCGGGCACCGCCCTGATCCGACCCCGGCCTTCCCCTTACGGGACCTGGACTCACAACCCGTACATGACGAGGGGCGGCGGACCGGGACCCCGTCCGCCGCCCCGCTCACCGGGTCAACTCACCCCGTCAGTGCCCCTTGA
- a CDS encoding barstar family protein produces MNTTAHCIRPLSGSETVPAGAKEILGTRCRTNIDLFAEWASVFGFPTWFGRDWSAFEDCLRTLAEADESGPVTLVLRNAALLLEDEDPGQLGILLDILGGSDFGLLLLDDSADDLDQLARRMTAAGFTPPPMPEG; encoded by the coding sequence ATGAACACCACCGCGCACTGCATCCGCCCCCTGTCCGGGTCGGAGACGGTCCCCGCGGGTGCCAAGGAGATCCTCGGCACCCGCTGTCGCACCAACATCGACCTGTTCGCCGAGTGGGCCTCGGTGTTCGGCTTCCCGACCTGGTTCGGCCGCGACTGGAGCGCGTTCGAGGACTGCCTGCGCACCCTGGCCGAGGCCGACGAGTCCGGCCCGGTGACGCTCGTGCTCCGCAACGCTGCCCTGCTCCTGGAGGACGAGGACCCGGGGCAACTCGGCATCCTCCTGGACATCCTGGGCGGCAGCGACTTCGGCCTGCTCCTCCTGGACGACTCCGCCGACGACCTGGACCAGCTGGCCCGGCGCATGACGGCGGCAGGCTTCACCCCGCCACCGATGCCGGAAGGCTGA
- a CDS encoding enoyl-CoA hydratase-related protein — protein MNTLKVERHDRVVTVRLHRPHVLNALSSELLAELLDALRPLDRDPDVGCFVVTGSDKVFAAGADIKEMAGKSAVDMAAEDYFAGWEEFAGFRTPKIAAVNGYALGGGCELAMMCDLIIAGESAVFGQPEIKLGVIPGIGGTQRLTRLVGRAKAMDLILTGRTMNAREAEASGLVSRVVPDDRVLAEGTEAAATVASYGSHAVTAARESVDRALETGLRDGLLFERRVFHALFATEDQREGMSAFMEKRAPVFKGH, from the coding sequence ATGAATACCCTCAAGGTCGAACGTCATGACCGCGTCGTCACGGTACGACTCCACCGGCCGCACGTCCTGAACGCCCTCAGCAGCGAGCTGCTGGCCGAACTCCTCGACGCACTGCGTCCGTTGGACCGCGACCCGGATGTCGGCTGCTTCGTCGTCACCGGTTCGGACAAGGTATTCGCGGCCGGTGCCGACATCAAGGAGATGGCCGGGAAGTCTGCCGTGGACATGGCCGCGGAGGACTACTTCGCGGGCTGGGAGGAGTTCGCCGGATTCCGGACGCCGAAGATCGCGGCGGTCAACGGCTACGCGCTGGGCGGCGGTTGCGAACTCGCGATGATGTGTGACCTGATCATCGCGGGCGAGTCAGCGGTCTTCGGCCAGCCGGAGATCAAGCTCGGCGTGATCCCCGGCATCGGCGGCACCCAGCGGCTCACCCGCCTGGTCGGCCGTGCCAAGGCCATGGACCTGATCCTCACAGGCCGCACGATGAACGCCCGCGAGGCGGAGGCCTCGGGCCTGGTGTCGCGGGTGGTCCCAGACGACCGCGTCCTCGCCGAGGGCACGGAAGCCGCCGCGACAGTTGCCTCCTACGGCAGCCACGCCGTCACGGCCGCCCGCGAGTCGGTCGACCGGGCCCTGGAGACCGGTCTGCGCGACGGGCTTCTTTTCGAACGGCGCGTGTTCCATGCGCTGTTCGCGACGGAGGACCAGAGGGAGGGGATGAGCGCGTTCATGGAGAAGAGGGCGCCTGTTTTCAAGGGGCACTGA